CTCTCGGGTGCTGCTGCGTAGTCGACGCGTGCGGAATCGAGCAGTGGGATGAACGAGGGATCGTCCGCGACGCGCGTCGCCGCCAGCTGCCCGACCATGCCCTCGCGCAACAGGCTGTCCGCAACGCTCGCATGGATCGTCTGCGCGCCGATCAGCACGGAGTCCACCTGCCCGGCGCGGATGCGGTCCTTCAGCTCGTTGTAGGCGATCTCGCGTGATTCCGTGCGACCGAGCAGCACGTTCACACCGATCAGGATGGCCAGCGCCAGCAGGAAATAGAAGACGGAAAAGCGGGTGCGCCGGTCTTCCAGCACCGGCGGCCGCCTGCGCCGATCGGGCGTACCGCGCTCGCGCCGGCGCCGGTCACCCGCGTTCCTCCTGCGATCCTGTTCCATGCCGGGCGGAGGGGCAAGGTCTGTACCCGTGACCCGCCTTGCCGCGCAGAACGAAAGGGCGCCACTATTTGCGGCCGGTCCCCTCACCTCGTGGCACAATGGTCCGATTCGACGACATCACCGCGGCAGCAGAGCGCATCGCGACGCGTGTGCACCACACGCCCCTGCTGTCCGCGCGCACACTGGGCGAACCGTATGGCACGAACCTGTTCCTGAAGGCAGAGTGCCTGCAGCGCACCGGCTCGTTCAAGGTGCGCGGCGCCCTCAACCGGGTCGACACACTCGATGACGCCGCGCGCGCCCGCGGGCTGATCGCCGTGTCCGCCGGCAACCACGCCCAGGCCGTCGCCTACGCCGCCCGCGCCACCGGGACCCGCTGCACCGTCGTCATGCCCGCGACGGCGCCGAAGGCCAAGATCGCCGCGACCGAGGCGTACGGCGGAACCGTGGTCCTGCACGGGACCGTCGGCGACGCGTTCCGGAAGATGGAGGAGCTGCGCGGGGAGCACGGGTTCACACTGGTGCACCCATTCGAAGACCCCGTGCTGATGGCCGGCCAGGGGACCGTCGGCATCGAGATCGTGCAGGAGCTGCCGGACGTCGATGCGGTGATCGTTCCGGTTGGCGGTGGCGGGCTGATCTCCGGTGTGGCCGCTGCGGTGCGCCACATGCGACCCTCCGCCCGGATCATCGGTGTGGAGCCGGTCGGAGCCGCGGCGGTCACTGCAGGGTTGCAGGCCGGCGGCGTGCAGCCGCTCGAGCGGGTTGACACGATCGCAGACGGGCTGGGCGCACCCATGACCGGCGAGCTCGTGCTCGAGCACGTGCGCACGCTCGTCGACGAGGTCGTCACGGTGAGCGACGACGCGATCGCCAGCGCAATGAGCGCGATCCTCGCCCGCGCCAAGCTGCTCGTCGAGCCGGCGGGCGCCGCAGGCTACGCCGCGATCGCGAGCGGCGCCATCGACGTCGCCGGTCAGACCACGGTCGTGATCCTGAGCGGCGGCAACGTCGATCTGGACCGCGTCAGGGAACTCGTGTGAACTTTTCCGAGATGCTGGGCTTCGCGACCTTTGCGTTCACCTCACTGCTGGCAATCGTGAATCCGGTCGGTGCCGTGCCGCTGTACGTCGCAATGACCGGCAGCTACGACCGCGCGCATCGCAGTGCGACGCTGCGACGCGCGATCTTCACGGCGTTCGTCATGCTGGTCGCGTTCTCCACGCTCGGGACGTGGATCCTCCGTTTCTTCGGGATCACCACGCAGGCGTTCCAGATCGCCGGCGGCATCATCTTCTTCGGCAT
This genomic window from Longimicrobiales bacterium contains:
- a CDS encoding threonine/serine dehydratase → MVRFDDITAAAERIATRVHHTPLLSARTLGEPYGTNLFLKAECLQRTGSFKVRGALNRVDTLDDAARARGLIAVSAGNHAQAVAYAARATGTRCTVVMPATAPKAKIAATEAYGGTVVLHGTVGDAFRKMEELRGEHGFTLVHPFEDPVLMAGQGTVGIEIVQELPDVDAVIVPVGGGGLISGVAAAVRHMRPSARIIGVEPVGAAAVTAGLQAGGVQPLERVDTIADGLGAPMTGELVLEHVRTLVDEVVTVSDDAIASAMSAILARAKLLVEPAGAAGYAAIASGAIDVAGQTTVVILSGGNVDLDRVRELV